Genomic segment of Pseudanabaena sp. BC1403:
GACCTATGGCAAGGGTTTAATTCAATCTCTATATGAATTGGAAGATGGCGCAGGTTTGGCAGTGACGATCGCTAAATACGAGACTCCATTGCATCACAATATCCATAAGCGCGGCATTATTCCGAATGTGGAAGTTGCACTGACAGAGCCAATTACTCGTAAGCAGCTTGGCACAAATGAAGATCCGCAATATGTAGCAGCTTTATCAGTTCTAAATGGAACTTATAAAAATGTGATTGCGAAATCGTAAAAGATGTAGGGGCAATTCATGAATTGCCCCTACATAGAAGTACTTCTTCTCGCGCTAATCTACAGCCATAGGCGATCCTTTGATCATATCAAGAAATAGCGGTGCAGGGCGAAGCCCCGCACCGCTATTTCTTGGTTTTATATATCTATTTCTTTGCTGGGCAGGCAGTATATGATATGCAATATTTCATACTCATTTCATAATCCTCTGAAATACTGACTGAATCTGCAAAATCTATTAGAACCATTCCCCATGCTGAGACAGTCTATTTCAGGAGTAATGAGTCTGCCACTATGCATCTCTTTAATTACAAATCCCGCTCTAGTTCTTGCTCATGCAGGACATGGAAACGAATTTAAAGGCAGTAGTACGACTCAAACCTCAGGGATTTCTGTAGATCAGGAAGTGGCTAAACGTTTGGGTATTAAAACAGAACCAGTCAAACGTCAGATTCTCAAGTTAGCAATTAAGACAACTGGACAAATTGAGACATTGCCCAGTCAAAAAGCAAAGGTAACGACTCCGATTAAGGGAACGATTTTAGCTTTATTAGTGGAACCTAATCAAAAGGTCGAGGCTGGTCAACCTGTGGCAATCCTGTCTAGTCCTGAGCTGGCAGGATTACAGGTAGACGCGATCGCGAAGCAATCAGAAGCAGATGGGAATGCTATGTCGGCGATCGCAAATCTGCAACTAGCCGAACAAAATCTTGCTCGGCAAAAATCTCTAGTCGAAGCCGATATTCAACAAGCTCAAACGGAACTGAATTTAGATAAAGAACGTTACGATCGCGATCGTGAATTATTTACGCAAGGCGCAATCACCAAGCGACAGGTTCAGGAATCGGAATCTAAATATGTTGCTGCAAAGTCAGCTTTAGCTAAAGCTTCCAGCCGTTTACCTTTGCTAGAAGCAGAGGCGCAAATGAGTCGGGCGGCAGCGGATGTGCAGGTAGCGCGATCGCGAATTTCTTTGAGTGGTGCGGCTTACGAAGCAAGGCGCAATCAGTTAGGGGCGATCGCTAATCCTGATGGAACGGTGACGGTGGTTAGCCCGATTGCTGGTGTAGTTAGCGATCGCGAGGCAACCTTGGGCGAGTCTGTGGAGGAGTCAGGCAAGCCGATTATGACAATTGTGAATGATCGCCAAGTAATGGCTTCGGCAAATATCTATGAGAAAGATTTGAGTCAGGTGCGAATTGGTCAAGCTGTACAGGTGAAAGTGGCGGGAGATAATACCAGTTTTACAGGTAAGGTTACAGCGATCGGGGCAACTATTGATAGTACGACTCGCGTTGTGCCTGTGAAGGCGGAAATCAATAATGCTCAGGGCAAGTTAAAGGTAGGGATGTTTGCAGATTTAGATATTATTAGCGATCGCGCTTCGCAACCAGTAATCGCAGTTCCCATTGCATCTGTAGTGGAAAGTAACGGCAAGCAATTAGTGTTTGTGCAGAATGGAACTAAATATCAGCCTGTCGAAGTTAAGCTTGGGAGAACTTCTGGTGATTTAGTGGAAGTCCAAGATGGCTTGTTTGAAGGGGATCTAGTAGTTACGCAAAGAGCAAATCAGATTTATGCTCAGTCTTTGCGAGGTGATACTCAAGAGAATAAAGGTAATCCCAATGATGATAATCACAGCGCTGAGAAAACTGTCTCTAATGTTAGTCAAGGTTGGCTGGTAATTGCGATCGCTTTAGGGGCGATCGGTGGTGGTGCGATCGTGGCTTTGGCTTTTTGGTTAGGCAGGCGATCGGGTACAAAAATGGTGATTTTGCGAGAACCATCTGATGAGCTATCTAAAATAGGCGATCGCATTGATAGATAAGGATATATCCTTTTCTATCGCTATGGTTTGCGTGGAATTTGGACAGTTTGAGGTGTTGAACAAATTGGTGGTTTGGTTTGAGCAGATGGTAAATATGGACTGAAGGTATAAACCAAAATAGGGACAGCGATATGGGTTCCTATATAGGTAAGACTCCTCAATAGGCGACGAGGGATCGCAATGTTAATTTTGTCATCATCATTGGGAGGGTTAGAAGTCTCAGCGCTTTTACCAGAAATCGATTTGTTTGACATAATCAATCCATCATTAATATTTTTAGGCGTTGTTGCTTCGGCACAGCTTTTTTGTGAGCAAATAGCTATTACCTATGAACAATAGTATATCCAATAAATAGATATACTGTCAATACCTGTAAAATACAAAAATCTACTACACTGATGATCACTATCTGACTTTTCAGAAAATCATCGAAGAGTATGACTAAGCACATAACCCAGTTACTTCCTGTTAAGCCTTTAGCTGATCGTGATTCTGTTGCGATCGCTAATGGTGCTGATAGTTTACAGAAGTTAAAAACTGAAATTTTTTATCTTGATGGTCGAGAAATTCGAGATAAGCAGTCTTTTTTGCAGAAAGTTGCTGAGGTGATGCGGTTTCCAGATTATTTTGGCTATAACTGGGATGCTTTGGAGGAGTGCATTACAGATTTGGATTGGTGTCCTGCGGCGCGATATATTTTGATATACGACTATCCAGAAGTGTTTTCAAAAGCGGAGCCTGAAGAATGGAAGATTGCAAATGATATTTTGCGATCGGCTGTGGAGTATTGGCAGGGGAAGGATACGCCTTTGGAGGTTTTGTTAATTGGGGAAAGCGTTACAGAAAAACCATTGTAGGGGCAGAGCATTCCCGCCACAATCTATAAAATCGTCAGATCCCTCCAATCGGAAATGCTCTGCCCAAGACCTGAAACATCTACCGATAACCCCTAAATCACCCAAGACCTTAAACATCTACCGATATCTCCAAACCGCAGGGATAATTTATCGGTGAAAGCGGAGAGGGTTTAGCATTTGCAAATGGAGATTTTGGTGGAGAGTTTAGAAGTATTGCTGCAAATGCTAAACCCCTACGGTATCTACATTACAAAATTTTTTTCCTTACCTCGTGGCTCTGCGGGTGGCGAGAATAAAAACCTTGTCGATGCCAATATGAAAGGCAAAACGAGTGAGGCGATAGAAGGTAATCAGCGAAACGAGCCAATGATTTATTCCTGCTGCTTGCATTCTAGTCCGTGATTCCATCATGTCACTAATCCAGTGCTGCCATTCATCCCACTCTTCAGGATAGACATCAAATACTTCTTGAGCGAATGTCTTCATTAGACTAACATCCCATGTTTTGTATTTAATTTGTGATGTTTGCTTCTCTTCAAGTAAGATGTATGGAGTTATTGCCATAGATACTATAGGCAAGAGAATAGAAGCAATAATAATTAAAACAACTTTCTTTGAGGATATTGTGGATACCTTACTCCATTGAATCAATAAGAAACTACGCATGAACATTAATGTAGCTATTATCAATTTGAATATGTCTTTTAAGATATTCATTGCAATACCCATCCCATTGCCATGACAGTTCTCAACCCACTTAAAAACACTTCCTTAGCATTAAGAGCGCGACTACCCTCACCCGCAATTACATAATAACGCCGTCTTGCGCCAGTTAACTCCTCTGGAGTTTCATCACCCCAACGCGAAGTCACAAAACCCTTTTCCTCAAGTTTTTTTAGCGTTGGATATAGCGAACTAAAACCAATCTTGCGCTTGCCATCACTAGCCTTAGTGATCGCATCAATAATTTCTAAACCATAACGCTCGCGATCGCGCACCGCATATAACACCATTTCTTCAGTGGGCGTAAGGTCTAGGGGATCATCAGACTTTTTGCGTGCCATAACCTAATATACATACAATCTATAACTGATTATACATTAATTAGATATATAGTCTATATCGTAAAAATATTTTTTGAAGCGATTCGGATCGTAGAGTTTCGGGGATCGTGATTTCATCCTGATTTCATAGTTGTATGAGAGAGTGAGACGCTACAGCCACTTACTCTCGATACTTGACTTCATGCTAAGTTCCATCATTAAATGGGCGATCGCTCGACGTTGGTTGGTTGTTTTTGGGGCGATGATTCTTAGCATTTGGATATTTCGTACCATTGTCCAAATGCCATTGGACGTATTTCCTCCCTTTGCACCACCACAAGTTGAGATTCAAACAGAAGCCGCAGGATTAGCCCCTGAAGAAGTGGAATCGCTGGTAACATTGCCTATTGAGAGCGCCATTAATGGCACTGCGGGAGTAACTGCGGTGCGTTCATCTAGTGCTGCTAGTATCTCAGTAGTGCGCGTGATTTTTAACTGGGGAACCGATATTTACCAAGCTCGACAATTGGTAACGGAACGCTTACAGGCGGCTCGGAGCAAATTACCCGCATCTGTGGAAACTCCCCAAATTGCTCCCATCAGTTCGCCGATTGGAACGATTGTCACCTATGCCTTTACTTCTAAAAACAATGACTTGATGGAAGTGCGGCGGTTTGTTGATTGGCAAGTTACAAATCGATTGCTAGCAGTGTCAGGGGTTGCCCAAGTGATTGTCTTTGGCGGCGATGTGCGGCAATATCAAGTTCTCGTTGCACCTGAAAAATTACAGGCTTTTAATGTATCGCTGCAAGAGGTGTCGGATGCAGTGGCAGCGGCAAATGTGAATGCTGCGGGTGGTTATTTGATTACGTCCGATCGCGAAAAATTGATTCGAGGGATTGGGCGCATTGAGGATATTGAGGCTCTCAAACAATCGGTAATTACGGCTCGTAATGGTGTGCCAGTCAGGATTAGCGATGTCGCTGATGTAAAGATTGGTGCAGCCGTGAAGCGGGGTGATGCTAGTGTGAATACCGAAAAAGCGGTCGTGGCGATTATCAATAAACAGCCGCAAGCGGATACGCCCACCGTCACCCATGCCGTAGAAGCTGCCATGAATGAGGTGAAGGCAGGATTACCTGAGGGCATTAAAATTAACACCACTTTCCGTCAAGAAGCTTATATCGATGCGTCGATTGAGAATGTGCAGGAAGCCTTAATCGAAGGAAGTATTATCGTTGCCCTAATTTTGATCCCATTCTTGATGAACTGGCGGAACTTATTGGTATGTTTGGCAGCTTTGCCTTTGTCTTTATTGATTGGGGTGATGGCACTTAACTGGCTAGGACAGGGATTGAATACGATGACACTAGGCGGTTTGGCGGTGGCGATCGGTTCGGCGGTGGATGATGCGATCGTTGATGCTGAAAATGTGTACCGATGTCTGCGGGAAAACAAGCATTCTGATCATCCTAGACCAGTTTTAGAGGTGGTTTTTGATGGATGTCAGGAAGTGCGCGATTCAGTATTTGGAGCCACGATTATTACAATCGTTGTCTTCTCCCCCATCTTTGCGCTCACTGGTGTGGAAGGAAGCATTTTTATTCCGATGGGTTTGGGTTACTTAGCCGCAGTATTGGCATCTAGCTTTGTGGCGCTCACAGTCACTCCTGCCCTCTGTGCGATTTTGCTACCTTATGGACATCTGCCTGAGCGAGAACCTTGGGTAGCGAGGTTTTTCAAAAAACTTTATCTGCCACTAATCAAATTTGCGATGCTGCGATCGCAAATTATCATCGGCATAGCAGCAGCGAGTTTAGTCGTATCAGCGATCGTGGTTCCATCCTTTGGTCGCATCTTTCTGCCCGAATTTCAGGAGCAATCGCTGGTTAATACATTACTGCTCTACCCAGGTTCTTCCCTAGAAGCAACCAACAGCGCCGCCTCAGTACTAGAACATAAGCTGAAAGACAATCCTAAATTCCAAAACATTCAAGTGCGTTCTGGTCGGGCGGAAGGTGATGCTGATGCCGCTGGGGTAAACTTGGCGCATGTCGATGTGGAGTTGAGTGAGATGGGCATGAAGGATCGCAAAGCAAGCATTGATTTATTGCGCCAAGAGTTTGGGAAGGTGATCGGAGCGGCTCCAAATGTCGGCGGATTTATTTCGCACCGCATGGATGAAGTGTTGTCTGGGGTCAGAAGTGCGATCGCGGTCAAGATTTTTGGTGCGGAACTAGAGCAACTTCGCACTTTAGGACAGCAAATAAATGATGTCATGCGATCGGTTGAAGGTGTAGTCGATTTGCAACTAGAACCGCAGATTCCTGTAGAACAAATTCAAATTAAATTTGATCGCATTGCAGCGGCAAGATATGGTTTGACCATTGGCAAGCTTTCAGAAACAGTTGAAACAGCTTTAAATGGAAAAGTAGTTTCCCAAGTTCTAGAACAACAGCAAACTTTCGATCTTGTAGTATGGCTGAAGCCCGAAGCTCGCCAAAGCTTAGATCAGATCGGCAATCTGATGGTGGATACTCCCACTGGAAATA
This window contains:
- a CDS encoding PadR family transcriptional regulator; the protein is MARKKSDDPLDLTPTEEMVLYAVRDRERYGLEIIDAITKASDGKRKIGFSSLYPTLKKLEEKGFVTSRWGDETPEELTGARRRYYVIAGEGSRALNAKEVFLSGLRTVMAMGWVLQ
- a CDS encoding barstar family protein, with protein sequence MTKHITQLLPVKPLADRDSVAIANGADSLQKLKTEIFYLDGREIRDKQSFLQKVAEVMRFPDYFGYNWDALEECITDLDWCPAARYILIYDYPEVFSKAEPEEWKIANDILRSAVEYWQGKDTPLEVLLIGESVTEKPL
- a CDS encoding efflux RND transporter periplasmic adaptor subunit, with the translated sequence MLRQSISGVMSLPLCISLITNPALVLAHAGHGNEFKGSSTTQTSGISVDQEVAKRLGIKTEPVKRQILKLAIKTTGQIETLPSQKAKVTTPIKGTILALLVEPNQKVEAGQPVAILSSPELAGLQVDAIAKQSEADGNAMSAIANLQLAEQNLARQKSLVEADIQQAQTELNLDKERYDRDRELFTQGAITKRQVQESESKYVAAKSALAKASSRLPLLEAEAQMSRAAADVQVARSRISLSGAAYEARRNQLGAIANPDGTVTVVSPIAGVVSDREATLGESVEESGKPIMTIVNDRQVMASANIYEKDLSQVRIGQAVQVKVAGDNTSFTGKVTAIGATIDSTTRVVPVKAEINNAQGKLKVGMFADLDIISDRASQPVIAVPIASVVESNGKQLVFVQNGTKYQPVEVKLGRTSGDLVEVQDGLFEGDLVVTQRANQIYAQSLRGDTQENKGNPNDDNHSAEKTVSNVSQGWLVIAIALGAIGGGAIVALAFWLGRRSGTKMVILREPSDELSKIGDRIDR
- a CDS encoding efflux RND transporter permease subunit: MLSSIIKWAIARRWLVVFGAMILSIWIFRTIVQMPLDVFPPFAPPQVEIQTEAAGLAPEEVESLVTLPIESAINGTAGVTAVRSSSAASISVVRVIFNWGTDIYQARQLVTERLQAARSKLPASVETPQIAPISSPIGTIVTYAFTSKNNDLMEVRRFVDWQVTNRLLAVSGVAQVIVFGGDVRQYQVLVAPEKLQAFNVSLQEVSDAVAAANVNAAGGYLITSDREKLIRGIGRIEDIEALKQSVITARNGVPVRISDVADVKIGAAVKRGDASVNTEKAVVAIINKQPQADTPTVTHAVEAAMNEVKAGLPEGIKINTTFRQEAYIDASIENVQEALIEGSIIVALILIPFLMNWRNLLVCLAALPLSLLIGVMALNWLGQGLNTMTLGGLAVAIGSAVDDAIVDAENVYRCLRENKHSDHPRPVLEVVFDGCQEVRDSVFGATIITIVVFSPIFALTGVEGSIFIPMGLGYLAAVLASSFVALTVTPALCAILLPYGHLPEREPWVARFFKKLYLPLIKFAMLRSQIIIGIAAASLVVSAIVVPSFGRIFLPEFQEQSLVNTLLLYPGSSLEATNSAASVLEHKLKDNPKFQNIQVRSGRAEGDADAAGVNLAHVDVELSEMGMKDRKASIDLLRQEFGKVIGAAPNVGGFISHRMDEVLSGVRSAIAVKIFGAELEQLRTLGQQINDVMRSVEGVVDLQLEPQIPVEQIQIKFDRIAAARYGLTIGKLSETVETALNGKVVSQVLEQQQTFDLVVWLKPEARQSLDQIGNLMVDTPTGNKIPLAQVAKVIDGKGANTINRENVSRLIVVAANAQGRDLRSVVNDIQAKVKQQVQIPAGYYIQYAGQFEAEGRASQNIVLFSAIAFVVITVIMYLSVKSVASTVMIMINLPLAMVGGVIAVALTGGVLSIASLVGFVTLFGVATRNGLLLVDNYNTKFASGMPLRDLLIQGSMERLNAILMTAFTSALGLAPLVVAGGAGKELLQPLSIVVLGGLFTSTALTLLVLPAIYSRFWKYLVPKSKPSLNT